CCAGATGATAGTCTAACAAATAATCCGACACTAAATTTGTTAATTCACCAGGTAAAGTTCCAATAACTAATTTCCCTGCTTTTACCTCCTTAAGCTCAATAATTTGGTTTGTTGTATTGTCAATGGCTCGAAATATATGGGTACATTGCTCATACAAAATTTTACCAGCATCTGTAATAGCTATTTTTTTCCCTAGACGATCGAAAAGTGGGATGCCAAGTTCATTTTCTAATACTTTAATTTGATGGCTTAACGTAGGCTGAGAAATATTCAATTTTTCGGCAGCCTTTGTAAAATGAAGCTCCCTACACAGTATTAAAAAATACTCAAGCTGTCGTATTTCCATATACGTACCTTCTTTTATCTTTATTCAGCAGAATACTTCCACCTCTAAAGGTGGTGAGATGAATGTGGTTTTTTCCTATTCAGTGGCGTGCAAACGTCCTCTGAAATAGCAGAACTCAGTCTAAGAGCGCCACGTCCTGTGGCAACGACTGAGTGACCAACATCATGCTGGCCCAAAGCCCCTGGTGGATGTCACGGATTTTGAAGAGGAGCTTTTCGAGCTAGCTCAAAAAAATCCGGACGCAATTACGCTGGGACGTAATTGATTAAATAAATTTCTTCTATTATAGCACTATTCATTTAGAGAAATGTATTAAAGTATGGAGGAACTTACGTTATCTAATCATTAGGATCATTTGGTAATGTACTAGCGTAACTAAAAATGTGTTCGAAAGCTTTCTTAGTAACTGGCATAAAATAATTTAGTAATAGTCCTCCAAAACAAACGGTTAATAAAGTTCCAATGCCGATTGGTCCATGTAAAATCATTGCCATTATTAAGAATACAAGGTAAATAAATGTCCTTGCCAAAAATATATTGGTTCTAGTTAATTTTTGGATGATGAATGTTAATCGGTCTACGGGGATTGGAGCAAAATTTGTTTGCAAATAAGTTGCCGTTCCCAAACTGATAACTACTAAGCCGATACTAAAATAGACAATTTTGCTGTACCATAACTCGGGTGTTACAAAATTGTGCAATAAGAGCAGCCACATATCAATTCCTATACCCGTGATCAATGCTGTTAGCAACCCCAAAACTTCTGGCCTTTGTTTTTGTAAAAGTGAATTACAACCTACTATTATTAAAGCGATTATTACCTCCCAGCTACCCACCGTAAGTCCTACACTTTTGGACAGCCCTACTAATAGGGCATCAAAAGGTGAGGTCCCTAAATCTGATTGTATTGTCAAAGAAATACCCAAGGTTAATAGTAATATTCCTACTACATAAAAGATATATTTCATTGCTCTTTACCTCTTTATCCTTACTCTTTTTGTTGTAAATACAACAAAAATCGGTTATATTAAATATATCCCTTTTTTATTGTATTTACAACAAAAAATGTGAGGAGATAGTGATGAAAGAAATCCTACGAGAGATTGGAATGATTGCTAGGGCATTAGATTCTATAAGTAATATAGAATTTAAAGAATTAGACCTTACAAAAGGACAATATTTGTACCTTGTTCGAATATGTGAAAACCCGGGAATCATTCAAGAAAAGTTAGCTGAGATGATTAAAGTAGATCGAACAACCGCAGCCCGTGCAATAAAACAGCTGGAGGTTCATGGTTTTGTTGAAAAAAAAGATGATGAACACAACAAAAAAATAAAAAAACTCTTTCCAACAGATAAGGGAAAACAGGTATTTCCATTTATAAAAAGGGAAAATGATCATTCAAATCGTGTCGCATTAGCGGGACTTTCAGAAAGTGAAGGAGAAGTCCTTTTTCAACTTCTCCAAAAAGTTAGAAAAAATATAGAAATTGATTGGGAATTTGTAAAAAAGGGGAACAAGAGAAATTATTAATTTTATCTTCATTCAGCAAATGTTCTTTGTAGCGGAAACATAGTGGTAAAAACACACCTACTGAATTGAATAAAGATAAAGCCTATACCGCGGATATCACGGATTTTCAAAGGAATGAATTGTGTGCACAATTCAAAATCTGGACGCATTGTTTATCTGTAGCGAAAGCAAAGCGGCAGCTACAATTACGCCAAGGTAAAATTGAACTATAGGGGTTGATCGTAAATGACTATAAAAATAAATAAGTGCAATCAACAAAATCTACAATTACTTCAAGAAATAAGTATTGAAACGTTCAATGATACATTTAAAGATCAGAATTCAGCCGCAAATATGAAGGCTTATTTGGAAAGAGCCTTTAGCCTTAAACAATTGGAAAAAGAATTGTCTTCGATTTCTTCGAATTTCTTTTTCATCTATTATAATGAAGAGCCTGCTGGATATTTAAAGATAAATATAAATGATGCCCAATCCGAAAAAATGGGTGATGAGTCACTTGAAATTGAAAGGATTTATATTAGAAATAAATTTCAAGGTAAAGGGCTTGGAAAATATCTAATCAATAAAGCGATAGAACTGGCTATTGAACAAAACAAAAAGATGATTTGGCTAGGAGTTTGGGAAAGGAATGATAATGCCATTGGTTTTTATAAAAAGTTGGGTTTTGTCCAAACTGGCGCACATTCTTTTTATATGGGGGATGAGGAGCAGATTGATATTATCATGTCCAAAACACTGAAATAGCTTTAATACGTAAATTTTAATAAAATGGTTTGTTGTCCCGTTGCTTAATAGCTGGCGACAATTCAGAACTTCAAATAGAAGCATGCTTTCATTTAGGCATGCTTTTCTTTATTGTTTCATTAAGTGCAAGCTTATCAAACAATGAAGTCAAATAGGAGGTTTAGGTAATTAATAAATTTCGTAATGCTAGGGAGGCCATTTAATAAAAAGATGGTGTTTCCTCACTTATAACCTTCAACAATTATTTTTCTTAAATGGTGAAAATAATAATGAATTTTTAGAGATGTTAAATGCCTTTTTTAAGCTTATTATTTGATTGCTGTTTTTTTGAACTATTTTAAGTATTTGCAAAATAATAGGATTTTGTATGTTGACGACAATATAAATATGTAGTAATGTATATAATATAACAATTCAATACATATTATGGTAATTAATATATTTATTTGTAAAATAAGAATAATTTATGGTAATCCCACGATTTGTACGAAATAGAAATGAAGTTAATTTGAAGTAATTGGAGAATCAATCATCCTGTAAAATCGAATAATTGTTTTTTAGAAAATAGTGCAGAAAAATTCAGTTATAGGAAGCATTGAATAGAAATTTTTAGTAACTATTTCGAATAAAAATTTAGTTGAAGGACTTGTCTAGGTAAAAGAGCTTAAATAAAAGAAAAATTTTTGGAAGCTATATATTGGTCTAGTAGCTTATTAATAGGAAATAAAACGGAGGGTTCTCTCACCCTAACTGTTCCTAGTGAAGAGTAAGTAAATTTCATTATTGGTACACCTTTCACAAAAAGTTAAGTATTAATGGACAATCTGATTTTTAAAATTTGTGCTATTCATTTGTATCAATTAAATATTAATCATTGTATTAATATAAAAATAATAAAAAAGGAGAATCGTATTATGAAAAAATTAGCTTCATTTTTCTCAATTTTCGCATTGTTTTTAGTGTTGATTATGCCACAAAGTGCAGCCGCAGCTACTACTTATAACGCTGGCGCAAGTTCACCATCTACTATTTATGCTTATAGCCTCAATCAATGGTCTGAAGATGGTTTTTGGGATTTAAGAAATATAAACTCTATACCTGATACAGCCGTTGTGACAGCAGCTAAATTAAATTGGAGTATTTGCACAAGCTGTGGGATGAATTATAATACGACTTCTGTAGGTCTGTTTGTTCAAAATGGTTCTGGTGATTGGATGGACTCAGGTTTTTACAACTATAACTTTGGTGGTCAACCTGTAAAACAAATATGGTTTACTAGCTTTAAATCAACGAAATTTAATAGTTTTGGATATATTCAACCTAATTTAACTATATTATGGGAAGATTCTGCAAGTGCGAAATCTGGTTCATTTATGTTAAATGAATCACCTAATGGAATTCTTGCTGATAAAGATAACCTTGTTGAAAAACAAGAAGTAACGTTGGTTAATTTAGAGGAGGAATAACCGATGACAGTTATTGTGAATTCAATAGGGAATCTAGGATGGGTTGCTAATTTTCAAACCAATCAAAGCTTTCATCCTTTCCAAATAGATGAAGGTGAAATAGATCCTAAAAAAGCTGAGATTGAAAACTCACGTAAAGAATATGCAGAATTCCTACAATCTAGCAATGCTATTTATCAAGGGGCAATTCCAACTCAACTTGTCGACAAAGAAACAAATGCTATTAATATTGTAACGGGTGTTTACTATAATTTAGGAATAATAAATGCCAAACCTTTGAATGTTACGCCTTTAGCAAGTGGAGGGGTCAACTCGAATTTCAGCCCAAAAATATGGAAAATACCAGGTTCTTCTATTGTAACACCAGAGCAAGAAGCAGCGCTTAAAATGCGACAATCCTACTCACTACCTGAACGACAAGAAGCCAATGAACTTGTGGCTGTCTTTATGAGCCTCTCTCGGTTAGCGGAAGGAAAAAAATCTGTGGCTAGTATGAATGATGATGCTATGTTTATGCAACATTTCCCAAAATTTGCAAAAGGGATAGGGCTTGATTTAAGTAAACCGTTTACCATCAATGGTAAATCGTTTACTTATTCACATGGAACATTGCAAACGACAGCTACAGAAGAATTAATGGAGGAGTAATTTATGGAAATAAAATCCTTTATGCTCAAAAACCTGGGAACAATTTCTAGTTTTCAAGTAAACCAAAATCAAAAGCCTTCAAAAATAACAGAAGTCGATGAAACTGATTTTAAACAAGAAAAAATCAAAGCATCGCGTGAAAAATATGCAGAATTTGTACAATCTTGTAATGCCATTTATCAAGAAGCGACGCCTATGCAGCTTGTTGATAAACAAACAAATGCCATCAATATTACTAACGGTGTGTACTATCATTTAGGCTCAGTTAATGGAAAACCTCTTAATGGCACGGCTTTGACTGGTGGTGGCTTTAATTCTAATTTTAGTCCTATGTTTAAAGAGTCAGCGCCTGGGACAAGGCTAACACCTGAACAGGCAGCCTCACTTAAAAGGCATCGGTCTTATTCACAAGCTGAGCATCAAGGGGCAAATGAATTTGTGGCTGTCTTTATGAGCCTCTCTCGGTTAGCGGAAGGAAAAAAATCTGTCGATAGTATGAATGATGATGCTATGTTTGCGCAACATTTCCCAAAATTCGCAAAAGGGATAGGGCTTGATTTAAGTCAACCGTTTACCATCAATGGTAAATCGTTTACTTATTCACAAGGAACATTGCAAATGACAGCTACAGAAGATTAACCGATAAATCTGTTTTTACATGGTTATCAGGTGGTTTCAGGTTTTTACAATTCTAATTTTGCGGTATTATGGGAAGATTCTGCAAGCGCAACATCTGATACTCTAATGTTAAGTGATTCTGCTAATGCTGGTCTAATTGTGAAAGATAATGTTGCTGAAAACGAAGAAATTATATATGAACTAATGGAGGAGTAATTGATGAAAGTTACTTTTAATCCAATTAATAATTTAGGAACAGTTTCTACATTTCAAACAAAGCAAACAAACTTTTAAGATTGCAGTTGGTGAAACTGATTCTAAACAAGAAAAAATCAAAGCATCGCGTGAAAAATATGCAGAATTTATACAATCTTGTAATGCTATTTATCAAGAAGTGACGCCTAAGCAACTTGTTGATAAACAAACAAATTCCATCAATATTACTAACGGTGTGTACTATCATTTAGGTTCAGTAAATGGCAACCCTCTTAATGGCACAGCTTTAACTGGTGGTGGCTTTAATTCTAATTTTAGTCCAATGATACAATGGACAGGAGTTGGTACAAAGGTTACACCTGAACAAGAAGCAGCTTTTAGAATACATCAGTCCTATTCACAAGTTGAACGTCAAGGAGCCAATGAACTTGTGGCTGTCTTTATGAGCCTCTCACGGTTAGCCGAAGGAAAAAAATCTGTGGCTAGTATGAATGATGATGCTATGTTTATGCAACATTTCCCAAAATTCGCAAAAGGGATAGGGCTTGATTTAAGTCAACCGTTTACCATCAATGGTAAATCGTTTACTTATTCACAAGGAACATTGCAAACGATAGATACAGAAGATTAACAAAAATTATCGGTAGGTATTCCATTGAAATTAGTGGTAGATGTGTATTATATGGAAATACGGCAATAGGTTTCAGCTTTACGCTAGGATAATAATAGTTTACAAGAGCTTTGCTACGTTCGTGTAGCAGGGCTTTTTTCTTTTCACACGTAGAACAGTTACAGCTAATGCCGCTTATATTTATTGCATTCTATGAAAAGAATCTATAAGATGGTAATGATAATCATTTTCAATTAAAAAGGAGAGTTAATGATGACTAAAAGACATCTTGTAATTGGCATGCACCTAGCTGTACATGGTGAGCAAGGTAAGACAGGTACTTTAATTGATGAACATATAGCATTTGCCAAGCGAGCAGAGGCGGCAAAATTAGATTTTATTTTTAAGGCTGATTACTTAATAGCCCATCCAGAGTTAATTGCCAAAATGAAAGGGACTGTAGGGTTAGATCCTAGCTTTTTATTGGCAATGGTGGCAAGAGAAACGAAACAAATTGGTTTAGTAACAACCATATCAACATCTTTCATACCACCTTATTTGATTGCACGTCAATTACAATCCTTGAATTGGATAAGTGAGGGGCGTGTAGGGTGGAATCTTGTCACATCCATTGATGGGGCGTATAATTTCAGCAATGATTTGATGCCTTCCTCAGAGGAGCGATATGCAAAGGCAGCGGAATGTAAGGAAGTTGTAGAACAGCTGTGGCACAGTAATCCTTATGAAGCATTAGAAGCTGATGGTGATTTTGAGAAAATTAAGGAGCTTGTAAAGCCAATCGATTATGAGGGAGCGTTTTTCCAGATTAAAGGACCATTAAATATACCGATGCATCCAGCAGGAGATATTCCGTTATTCCAAGCTGGTGCATCTGAGTCAGGACGTCAATTTGCTGCATCAGTATCAAATGCAATATTTGCTGCTACGCCAGTAATGGAAGTGGGTATTGAACTGCGTAAAGATTTACGCAAGCGTGCTGTTGAGGTAGGACGTTCAGCAGATGACATTCGATTATTGCCAGGGCTCTATTTCTTTATTGGTGATACATATGAAGAGGCACTAGAAATGCACCGTCAAGCGCACGCTTATTTAACACTTGACCGTCGTCATAGTGCTTTAGAATCTGTTATTGGTATAAATATTCGTCATTTAACGTTACAGGATTATGTAACAGCAGAGATGCTACCGCCAGAGGATCAAAAGGTACGTAGTAAAACACATGCTCAGCTTGTACGCCGTTATATTATTGAAAATAAACCGACAGTAGCCGAATTATTAGCACGTCCAGAGGTAATTGGTTCAGCACATCTTGTAGCAATTGGTACACCGCAGGATATTGTAGAGCAAATTGTCACATTTTATGAGAAAGGAGCATTAGATGGTTTTATTGCTGTGCCAGGTGGTCCTGCAAAATCTTTAGATTTATTCTTTAGCGATGTTATACCAGCGCTGGTGAAGCAGGGGTTATTCCGAGCTGAGTATGAAGGAAATACTTTGCGCTCTCACTTAGGTTTAGATACTAGCTCCTAACAATCACCTTACAAGTCGATAAACATCAGGCCAGGCTGAACAACTTTACAATCCATAACTCAGGTTTCTTCAGAGCCGATTATAGGGCAGAATTAAATGACCTTAGCTTTTTATTGAAACAATTAATTACAGTTTAAGTTTTATAATTGCCATTATCAGCTTATTTCAAAAAAACGCTAGTTGAGCGATTAGGTGAAGCAGAAGAAGTTAACATATAGCTGTTCCCTCAAGTGTTGTCATGGATGGAACAGTTTTTTTAATGCTGGAGTGCTGAAAAATTCTAATATGTGCCATTTTTTCTAGTGCTAAAACGGGGATAGTGTGAAAGAGATTGTGATGTAATTTTATAAGTATTCACTATCAAATTAGAAATCCCGAATTTCATCTTCAAAGTGAATTCGGGATTTCTTGTTTGCTTAACCTTCTAAATCGCACCAAATAATTTTAAGACATTAATGGTAATAATCCTTACAATGTCGAAATCAGAATCACCAAAAGTTGTTCCTCCATAACTGATATCAGTCTATGTCAAAGTACGCTATATTTTTAACTGTTTGGCTAAATCGTAAATGGACGATTTGACAAATGAATCTATTTTGCTATCTAAGCGAGATTTAGGATGAATTAGTTGAATTTTCCGATTTAGTGTATCATCTTCTAAATCTCTCTTCATTAATAGACCTGATCTTAATTCATCCTCAATGAGTGCAACTGACAGAAACGCAATTGTTTTTCCGAAAGTAAGCATTTTCTTTATGGTGCTAACAGAATCCAACTCGATTGTATGAATGGATGGGTGGATTGGGTCCATCCATTTTTCGATAAAATGATTCGTTGAACTAGAGGAAGTGTGCAACAATATTTTATTTTTGAGGACATCCGATTTGGTGATGTCCTTTTTTGCTGCAAGTTCGTGACAAGGGCTTAATGCTAAAACAAGTGAATCTTCTCCAATTGTTTCATAAACAAGTGCCGCGTTTTCCTGCTTTGTTTCCATTATCAAACCAAAGTCTAACTCTTGAAGAGCTACCATTTTTTCAATGTCTGGGGCTGTTTTTACTTCAAGTGATATTCGAATTTCTGGATAAGCTGTCGAAATCTGATGAATAAGTTCTGGCATAAAAATATGGGCAGGTAGTCCGCTAGCACCAAGACGAATGGAGCCGATATGACCTGCCAAAAGATTATCGACAAAGCGATTCATATCCTTCTGAAGCTGAACAATTTGGCGGGCATAATGATAGAGTCCTTCGCCAGCTTCTGTTAAACGATATCCCCCTGCATTTGTGCGAAATAAATGAATCCCGTATTCCTCCTCAATCGAGCGGATATGAAAGGAAACTGTTGGCGCAGTAATGCCAAGCACTTGGGCAACGGGGGCTAATTTTTTTAATTCTACGAGTAGGCAAAATGCCTGTAATTTTAGATTATTCATTTTATCCTCCTAAAGTAAATTAGAAAAAATCTTGCATTTGCTTAAGTTTATTAGAATTTTTTTAACGAGTTATTAATAGAACATTAATATTTTCTAAATATCTAGGATTTATAGTTGTATTAGCGAGGAGGATATGATGAAAATCTCACTAACAAATATCGAGAAGAAATTTGGACATGCTCAGGTGCTATGGCCAATTAATCTGGAATTAGAAAGTAAATTTATTACGATTCTAGGACAATCAGGCTGCGGGAAGACTACATTATTAAAAATATTAGCCGGACTTGAACAACCAACAGGTGGAGAAATTCGATTTGATGAAACGATGATTTATTCATCTAATCTTCATCAAAATATCAAACCAAATAAACGTAATATTGCAATGGTTTTTCAAGATTTTGCGCTCTGGCCCCATATGACAATTTTTCAAAATATTGCGTTTGGCTTGAAGGGAATTGTTCCAAAGGAAGGTATTCCTCAACGAGTGCAGTATGTGATGAACTTAGTGAAAATGAAGGGGTATGAGAAACGTAAACCTGGGGAGCTTTCAGGAGGGCAGCAGCAACGGGTAGCACTTGCGAGAGCGCTTGCGACAAATCCCAAGCTTATTTTATTTGATGAGCCCTTATCAGCCCTTGATGCAGTACTTAGAGAACAGATGCAGGCTGAAATTATGCAAATTATTGATGAACTAGATTGTCAGGCAATTTTTGTCACTCATGACCAAACAGAGGCGATGACAATGTCTGATCAAATTATTGTGATGGAGGCAGGCAGAATCGCACAAATAGGAACACCTGAGGAAATATATCTTGCGCCAGCAACTCCATATGTGGCTGATTTTATTGGTAAAGTGAATTGGTTTGAAAAAGGTAACTATATTGTGCGACCTGAGGGGGTTTCCAGAATACAACGCCCAGGAACAATTGCAAAGTTTGCAACAATCATAAAAAGCACCTTTGTTGGGGATCGTTATTTAGTGCAGGCAGAGGTAGAAGGTAAGCAATGGAGCTTTTATGAGGCACAGCCCATAGAGCATGGTATAAAACTTGAAGTGTTTATTGACAAAAAACAAATATATCAATTGGAGGGTTCACATTGAAGAGAAGAGGTTTAAAGCTTTTTGCGACTGCTGGTATTCTATTGACATTGGCATTAGCTGGGTGTGGTAACAAAGAAGTAGAGAAAACAGAGAAAGTAAGTGCACAGCCAAAAGAAGAGCAAATATTAACAGTATATTCAGCAGGTCCAGATGGATTAGCAGCAAATATTCAACAAGCATTTGAAGAAAAAACAGGTATAAAAGTAGAGATGTTTCAAGGGACAACAGGTAAAATTTTGTCACGATTAGAGGCAGAAAAAAATAATCCTGTAGCTGATGTTGTTGTACTGGCATCTGTCGCATCTATGGATGGCTTAAAGGAAACGTCACAGCTACAAAGCTATCAAGATGCTAAACAGGCAGAAAAAATCAATTCTGACTGGTCAGATGCTGAGGGCTATTATTATGGATACAGTGCTTCTGCATTAGGTATAGCTTATAACACAAAAAATACGCAAGAAGTACCGACAGATTGGTCAGATTTAGCAAAGGAACAATGGCAAAATAAAATCAATATACCCGATCCAAGCTTGTCAGGCTCTGCTGTAGATTTTCTATATGGCTATGCGCTGGCGGAAAAAAATGCTTGGAAAACGATGGGGCTATGGAAGAACAATGGCTTACAAGTAAATGGTGCGAATAAGGAAGCTTTAGATGCCGTCATAACAGGTGATAAAAATGCTACAATTGCAGGCGTAGATTATATGGCTTATAAGGCAAAAGCAGACGGCGAGCCAGTGGAAATTATGTATCCGAAAAGTGGAACAGTTGTTAGCCCAAGAGCAGTTGGTATTTTAAAGGATGCAAAGCATATTGAGGCTGCAAAAGAATACGTAGATTTTTTACTATCTGATGAGGGACAAAAGCTTGTAACAGATGCTTACTTACTGCCTGGCAACAAAGAAATACCTGTAAAAAATCGTGCTGCATTAGATGAGGTTCCACAGTTAACTGTGAATTGGAAAGGTGCAGAAGCAGACCAGCTTGAGATATTAACGAAATTTAATGATATGTTTCGTTAAGAAATAGGAGGAGGTTTTGCGCCTCCTTCAAGTTTTTGCATGGAAGGATGGAAACATCAATGATTATGGAAGGCAGACTCACTTTTGGTTTTTTACTGACAATAGTTGTCACATTTGCTATTGCTCCATTAATAGCTATTTTAGGTTACACCTTTTTGAAGGATGGGCAATTTGACATCTCACAAATCAATCGAATGCTGGAAGCTGAAAGAGTGTGGAGGACGCTTGGGAACTCCATGCTATTAGGGGTACTTGTAATAGTTGGAACAACCATTATTGCATTTCCAATGGCACTTATCAGAACGAAAACAAGTTTATATCGTTATGATTGGCTTGATATTATTTTAACCATTCCATTTATGACTCCTCCGTATATTGGTTCAATGGGATGGATTTTGTTTATGCAGCATAATGGCTTTCTTCAACAGCTATTTCCAAGCTCAGCCTGGTTAACGAAAACCTTCTTTTCTTTATTCGGTATGGTGATGATTATGAGCTTACATCTCTTTCCTTTTTTGTGTTTAATGTTGAAAAATACGCTCCTTCGTATTAATGGTTCCTTTTTAGATGCAGCACTCATTTTTGGACGAAGCCCCTGGAGAAATTGGACGAAAATCGTTTTACCTTTAGTGGTATCAAGCTATGTCTTAGGAAGTCTGCTAATTTTTATAAAAACACTTGCGGAATTTGGAACACCTGCCACTTTTGGAAGTCGAATTGGATTTCAAGTATTTACAACAGAAATTCATACTTACTTATCAAGATGGCCAGTAGACATTAGCATGGCGACATCCCTGTCTTTATTTTTACTCTCGGTTTGTCTTGTCATCTGGTATATTCAAAATCTTATTGGACGCAAACATACATATGGCGTTCTATCTGGTAAAACACCAGCAATGCGTGAGGTTAGGGATAAATGGTATATCAAATTAGGCTCATGGATGTTTGTGGGAGTTGTTCTTTTATTGTCAATCGGTATTCCTTACTTTTCCATTGTCGTAACATCTTTGCAAAAAGTAAGAGGAAATGGTTTGCAAGCAGGAAATTTTAGCTTTGCATCCTATCAAGAGATGTTTACAGGGGGAAGCGCTGGATTATCGGCATTTTTAAATAGTGTGATGTTTTCTGTTATAACGGCTGTTGTGACGGCTATTATTGGATTGTGTATCGCACTATATATTAAAAAGGGTGAAACGAAAAAGCAGCAAGTATTAGATTTCTTTAGTTTAATGCCTACTATTGTACCTGGAATTGTCTTTGTAGTTGGGTTAATCATGTTTTGGAATGCGCCATGGTTACCGGCAACTATATATAACACAAAGACAATGGTTGTTGTCACGTATTGTATTCTTTTCTTACCGTATTCTGTGCAATACACAAAATCCTCATTATCCCAAATAGATTCGTCAATCTTTCAATCAGCAGCTATTTTTGGACGAAGTAAATGGGATGTTTATCGACAGATTATAATTCCTTTATTAATGCAAGGAATTCTCGCTGGTATGATGATGACATTTATTATTTCCATGCGTGAGCTTGTAGCTGGATTATTAATTTTGCCTCCATCAGTGGAGACTGGGGCAACATTTATTTACAGTCAGTTCGAGCAAGGAAATGTTGGGGTGGGAATGGCTGTTGCAGTTATTACTGTGGTCATGACCGTTATTTTCATGTTTCTACTCGGGTGGCTGCAAAAGCGGGGAGGGCATGAGAATGCTTAATATCGAGATTTTAGGTGGAGTCGGTGAATATGGCCGTAATTGTTTTTATATTGAAAAAGAGAGGCGGGCTATTTTACTGGATTGTGGCGTGATGAACAATCCTCAAAAAACCTTGCCAAACTTAACAGAGGCCCACGTAGCAAAGCTTGAGGCAGTATTCATTTCCCATTCCCATATTGATCATGTAGGTGCTATTCCGTTACTCGAAAAGTGGGGATATAATGGGCCAATTATAATGAGTGATATGACGGCACAGCAACTAAAAATGACCTTTTCAAATATTAGTATTTTTCATCCAGAATCAATTGGAGAATGGATATTTGTGAATAAGGATGTAGCCTATCAGTGGGGGTATAGTGGACATCTTATTGGAAGCGTTTGGTATAAGATTCGTTTTTGGGGGAAGATGCTCTTTTACTCTGGCGATTATGTCACGGATTCTTATTTATTGAAGGCTACGCTGCCAGTAGCGGATGGGACGATTTATGATGTTGCATTTATCGACAGCGGTCATGTTGAAAAACAAATCAATAATTTTCAAACATTGCAGCAAATAATGGAATATATAAGCGTTCATCCAGAACAACCATTTATTTTTCCATCTTCATTTTCAGGAAAAACTGTCGATATTGCAGCCTACCTCCATCAACATACACAGCGAACCCTGCATATCGATCAGGATTTAATATCGCT
This genomic stretch from Lysinibacillus pakistanensis harbors:
- a CDS encoding NtaA/DmoA family FMN-dependent monooxygenase (This protein belongs to a clade of FMN-dependent monooxygenases, within a broader family of flavin-dependent oxidoreductases, the luciferase-like monooxygenase (LMM) family, some of whose members use coenzyme F420 rather than FMN.); translation: MMTKRHLVIGMHLAVHGEQGKTGTLIDEHIAFAKRAEAAKLDFIFKADYLIAHPELIAKMKGTVGLDPSFLLAMVARETKQIGLVTTISTSFIPPYLIARQLQSLNWISEGRVGWNLVTSIDGAYNFSNDLMPSSEERYAKAAECKEVVEQLWHSNPYEALEADGDFEKIKELVKPIDYEGAFFQIKGPLNIPMHPAGDIPLFQAGASESGRQFAASVSNAIFAATPVMEVGIELRKDLRKRAVEVGRSADDIRLLPGLYFFIGDTYEEALEMHRQAHAYLTLDRRHSALESVIGINIRHLTLQDYVTAEMLPPEDQKVRSKTHAQLVRRYIIENKPTVAELLARPEVIGSAHLVAIGTPQDIVEQIVTFYEKGALDGFIAVPGGPAKSLDLFFSDVIPALVKQGLFRAEYEGNTLRSHLGLDTSS
- a CDS encoding MarR family winged helix-turn-helix transcriptional regulator gives rise to the protein MKEILREIGMIARALDSISNIEFKELDLTKGQYLYLVRICENPGIIQEKLAEMIKVDRTTAARAIKQLEVHGFVEKKDDEHNKKIKKLFPTDKGKQVFPFIKRENDHSNRVALAGLSESEGEVLFQLLQKVRKNIEIDWEFVKKGNKRNY
- a CDS encoding GNAT family N-acetyltransferase, whose product is MTIKINKCNQQNLQLLQEISIETFNDTFKDQNSAANMKAYLERAFSLKQLEKELSSISSNFFFIYYNEEPAGYLKININDAQSEKMGDESLEIERIYIRNKFQGKGLGKYLINKAIELAIEQNKKMIWLGVWERNDNAIGFYKKLGFVQTGAHSFYMGDEEQIDIIMSKTLK
- a CDS encoding YczE/YyaS/YitT family protein → MKYIFYVVGILLLTLGISLTIQSDLGTSPFDALLVGLSKSVGLTVGSWEVIIALIIVGCNSLLQKQRPEVLGLLTALITGIGIDMWLLLLHNFVTPELWYSKIVYFSIGLVVISLGTATYLQTNFAPIPVDRLTFIIQKLTRTNIFLARTFIYLVFLIMAMILHGPIGIGTLLTVCFGGLLLNYFMPVTKKAFEHIFSYASTLPNDPND
- a CDS encoding ABC transporter ATP-binding protein, which translates into the protein MKISLTNIEKKFGHAQVLWPINLELESKFITILGQSGCGKTTLLKILAGLEQPTGGEIRFDETMIYSSNLHQNIKPNKRNIAMVFQDFALWPHMTIFQNIAFGLKGIVPKEGIPQRVQYVMNLVKMKGYEKRKPGELSGGQQQRVALARALATNPKLILFDEPLSALDAVLREQMQAEIMQIIDELDCQAIFVTHDQTEAMTMSDQIIVMEAGRIAQIGTPEEIYLAPATPYVADFIGKVNWFEKGNYIVRPEGVSRIQRPGTIAKFATIIKSTFVGDRYLVQAEVEGKQWSFYEAQPIEHGIKLEVFIDKKQIYQLEGSH
- a CDS encoding LysR family transcriptional regulator is translated as MNNLKLQAFCLLVELKKLAPVAQVLGITAPTVSFHIRSIEEEYGIHLFRTNAGGYRLTEAGEGLYHYARQIVQLQKDMNRFVDNLLAGHIGSIRLGASGLPAHIFMPELIHQISTAYPEIRISLEVKTAPDIEKMVALQELDFGLIMETKQENAALVYETIGEDSLVLALSPCHELAAKKDITKSDVLKNKILLHTSSSSTNHFIEKWMDPIHPSIHTIELDSVSTIKKMLTFGKTIAFLSVALIEDELRSGLLMKRDLEDDTLNRKIQLIHPKSRLDSKIDSFVKSSIYDLAKQLKI